One genomic window of Leishmania major strain Friedlin complete genome, chromosome 15 includes the following:
- a CDS encoding ATP diphosphohydrolase, with product MRPYSSVRRMTQQSKRLRVASTLVLSALVIFGFLVYHQSPLFSPCDSAYANVYDVVIDAGSTGSRVHVFQYERGRTGFVLLRERFKRAEPDLSSFATDLDGAKASLEGLLRFADTVVPQSYQKCTSVTLKATAGLRLLPESAQQALLDVAQHTLNASPFQSRGASIISGAQEGVYGWLTVNYLLDRLDTDVATVATIDMGGASTQVVFETTPTSGEWLPFNYAYQLRTPKRTIAMYQHSYLGLGMNEAKKRLMTLFAEANGTLSFPCFPRGYTKRVNGVELRNSDATDFNACAGLFREHVITTSTCKFDACGARGVPQPLFPSRRHPIYAFSYFYNRLYDFLKEGSQVYVSSYKEVGQEVCHRESARRTTAPEETACMELAYMYSFLTYGLGLSDATVLTVPNRIEGMAVSWSLGSSLSFLLKME from the coding sequence ATGCGTCCGTACTCCTCGGTGCGGCGCATGACTCAACAATCGaagcgcctgcgcgtcgccAGCACCCTTGTGCTTAGCGCGCTTGTTATCTTCGGTTTCCTCGTCTACCATCAAAGCCCTTTGTTCTCCCCATGTGACTCGGCGTACGCGAATGTATACGACGTCGTCATCGACGCTGGCAGCACTGGCTCACGTGTGCATGTATTTCAGTACGAGCGCGGCCGCACCGGTTTCGTACTTCTGAGAGAGCGCTTCAAACGAGCAGAGCCGGATCTGTCCTCTTTCGCCACCGACCTGGACGGCGCCAAGGCGTCGCTTGAGGGGCTTCTGCGCTTTGCGGATACGGTGGTTCCGCAGAGCTACCAGAAGTGCACCTCTGTCACTCTCAAGGCCACCGCCGGCCTTAGGCTCCTACCTGAGTCCGcccagcaggcgctgctggacgtTGCCCAGCACACACTCAACGCATCTCCATTTCAGTCTCGCGGCGCCTCCATCATCTCTGGCGCTCAAGAGGGCGTCTACGGGTGGCTGACGGTGAACTACCTGCTGGACAGACTCGACACGGACGTTGCCACCGTCGCGACCATCGATATGGGAGGCGCCTCGACACAGGTCGTCTTCGAGACGACGCCCACGTCTGGAGAATGGCTGCCCTTCAACTATGCCTACCAGCTGCGCACACCAAAGCGCACGATCGCCATGTATCAGCACAGCTACCTCGGCCTTGGGATGAAcgaggcgaagaagaggcTTATGACGTTGTTCGCCGAAGCGAACGGGACGTTGTCTTTCCCGTGCTTCCCGAGAGGGTATACGAAGCGCGTAAACGGTGTGGAACTTCGAAACAGTGACGCCACGGACTTTAACGCGTGTGCAGGACTATTTCGCGAACATGTCATAACAACGTCGACCTGCAAGTTTGATGCCTGTGGCGCCCGCggcgtgccgcagccgctgttTCCGTCAAGGCGGCATCCCATCTACGCCTTCTCCTACTTTTACAACCGCCTCTACGACTTCCTCAAGGAGGGGAGCCAGGTCTACGTCTCCTCGTACAAGGAGGTCGGGCAAGAGGTGTGCCACCGGGAATCTGCGAGGCGGACCACCGCCCCTGAGGAAACTGCCTGCATGGAACTGGCGTACATGTACAGCTTCTTGACGTACGGGCTAGGGCTTAGTGACGCCACGGTTCTCACGGTGCCCAACCGCATCGAGGGTATGGCGGTTTCCTGGTCTCTtggctcctctctctccttcctgcTCAAGATGGAATGA
- a CDS encoding putative heat shock protein HslVU, ATPase,subunit HslU — MRPRELMKELDRYIVGQSEAKKAVSVALRNRWRRHQVPSDIREEIAPKNILMIGPTGVGKTEIARRLAKLVDAPFVKVEATKFTEVGFHGRDVESIIEDLYKASLSQTKQNIRRQHEEEAKLKAEDRILKSLAGVSDGFREHLRSGALDDIEVMVELQEKKEKPKTASGEGVFISLDIPSMMGGQRQQTVKKVMKIKDAFPAVLQEELDKMMDTEDVTAEALRACEEDGIVVIDEIDKIVTAAGGYKGHQASAEGVQQDLLPLVEGTTVSTKFNVQVKTDKILFICSGAFHSVKPSDMLAELQGRLPIRVELQQLSKEDFHRIITEPRFNLIAQHKAMMATEGVDLIFEDDALWEIASIAAYINSTVQNIGARRLITITEKVVEEISFEGPERKSEKFVIDAAYVKKAVDKMVKKVDIKKFIL, encoded by the coding sequence ATGCGTCCACGCGAGCTGATGAAGGAGCTAGACCGCTACATTGTGGGTCAGAGCGAGGCGAAGAAAGCTGTgtcggtggcgctgcgcaatcgctggcgccgccaccaggTGCCGAGCGACATTCGCGAGGAAATCGCGCCAAAGAATATTCTGATGATTGGCCCGACCGGCGTGGGCAAGACGGAGATTGCCCGCCGCCTCGCCAAGCTCGTAGATGCTCCGTTCGTCAAGGTGGAGGCGACCAAGTTCACGGAGGTCGGTTTCCACGGCCGCGACGTGGAGAGCATCATCGAGGACCTCTATAAGGCCTCTTTGTCGCAGACCAAGCAGAACATCCGTCGCCAGCATGAGGAAGAGGCGAAGTTGAAGGCGGAGGACCGCATTCTTAAGTCTTTGGCCGGCGTGTCAGACGGCTTCCGCGAGCACCTGCGCAGCGGGGCATTGGACGACATTGAGGTCATGGTAGAGCTTcaagagaagaaagagaaacCCAAGACAGCGAGCGGCGAGGGCGTCTTCATTTCTCTCGACATCCCTTCCATGATGGGcgggcagcgccagcagacGGTGAAGAAGGTGATGAAGATCAAGGACGCCTTCCCGGCtgtgctgcaggaggagctggacaAGATGATGGACACCGAGGACGTCACGgctgaggcgctgcgcgcctgcgaggaggacggcatCGTTGTCATTGACGAGATCGACAAGAtcgtgacggcggcgggcggGTACAAGGGTCACCAGGCTTCCGCCGAGGGCGTCCAGCAGGATCTGCTACCTTTGGTAGAGGGCACCACGGTGTCGACGAAGTTTAATGTGCAGGTGAAGACGGACAAGATCTTGTTtatctgcagcggcgccttcCACAGCGTTAAGCCGTCCGACatgctggcggagctgcagggtCGTCTGCCCATCCGCGTcgagctccagcagctgagcAAGGAGGACTTTCACCGCATCATCACCGAGCCTCGTTTCAACCTTATTGCGCAACACAAGGCGATGATGGCTACAGAGGGTGTCGACCTTATCTTTGAGGACGACGCACTCTGGGAGATTGCTAGCATCGCCGCGTATATCAACTCGACAGTGCAGAACATCGGTGCCCGCCGCCTCATCACAATCACGGAGAAGGTTGTTGAGGAGATCAGCTTCGAGGGGCCGGAGCGGAAGAGCGAGAAGTTCGTCATTGACGCCGCTTACGTCAAGAAGGCCGTGGACAAGATGGTCAAGAAAGTGGACATCAAGAAGTTCATCTTGtga
- a CDS encoding putative eukaryotic initiation factor 4a, which yields MLMETQICRSLIDRERRTESVFRPPKFVKCVPPHKKTLTATARPWYPTSADVEKKPVTPPRLIPAPPTALGQSPDVKPKSAPVLAPLTDLSMQSLQSSLFSPLSTPVHTFFHTITEVATAARVYPVEMFMSVRKDASHTPHGVLRWCVQQYLEVPTLKVPTHLQLSMSEVLNSEDGISRGALGSGLKGRTRAKPVRQVHHKVMSVLSRITPQKFTELLQELTQLPLRQTDESELHEVVKVFFDKAVQEPEYSELYARLFSELCEMKDGERELEAELRDRLFCNRINRELLHTCDEEFHRPIELTADEKVDRTTGKPYSDEEVDMKRTRLKNRLVGNIKFLGELFKINLVTDRVVENMFKLLVGDFDPSNPVEREDYIFEVFSTLIRTVGPILKERRPLVLARYLGVAKAVENSHPRPRIRFLMMDLSDLNKKQGWVSTERVMREADSCDDLQRSSSMKHIDSVASTSFLQSSIMSPSEDNTMQRCDFALPRPASVAFRDNSGFGTSITISPSTPSNSPTLSRAYVPPKPAALSPSHLRPSYNAPVQSTMPERRSPASAYIRPSIDLPASHSLSNAPPHSSLPRSRTSMAGATEVVNIQEVTQQLIQNFNDPREEATVLNGISAMSLKNKVLCLTWWLRQVTTDTSRFDERQRITELLSSILTSCPSFQPSDLISAIIEWIRFDIEKAEYHQCPRMFENMGHMIQRCYAADVSTLPNISEVQNLLHLGLFNVMLHDLTTSNGTDQMVTLVKSAFSIGVSLLNTIADRKSEAATLRVALQCRFRILPYFFSVSNLSETGIPCITPQCRTPTTPNTRNIPQMESISSVGHYDPLSQCMLFHKVTDDAEFVVLRRARVDASERTAAWKEALVSLALAETGNGSTVSQLVQMAKVIGALLACSTVSVNGTSLLSATEVDELVCEMLKRRSGPLFQAMAAMEVIMHHTLSVSGSNPRKSIRVRQLRLMYSRWCTLNIFDTTVVLNLLQSLHAPENSASVYAVYHNALVDAELPWATVLTYLS from the coding sequence ATGCTCATGGAAACACAGATTTGCCGCTCCCTCATCGATAGGGAGCGGCGCACCGAGTCTGTCTTCCGCCCGCCCAAGTTCGTGAAGTGCGTGCCGCCGCATAAGAAAACACTCACGGCTACGGCTCGCCCGTGGTACCCGACGAGCGCCGATGTGGAGAAGAAGCCGGTgactcctcctcgcctcaTCCCGGCACCACCCACCGCGCTGGGACAGTCACCAGACGTCAAACCAAAAAGCGCACCTGTGCTGGCACCGCTGACAGATTTGTCGATGCAGAGTCTGCAAAGCAGCCTGTTCTCTCCGCTCAGCACTCCCGTGCACACTTTCTTCCACACCATCACggaggtggcgacggcggcgcgcgtctATCCAGTGGAGATGTTTATGTCGGTCCGGAAGGATGCTtcgcacacgccacacgGCGTGCTCCGCTGGTGTGTGCAGCAGTACCTGGAGGTGCCCACGCTAAAGGTACCgacgcacctgcagctgTCCATGAGCGAAGTGCTCAACTCGGAGGACGGCATTagccgcggcgcgctgggcTCCGGCCTAAAGGGCAGAACACGCGCGAAGCCGGTGCGACAGGTGCACCACAAGGTAATGTCGGTGCTCAGCCGCATCACGCCGCAGAAGTTCACGGAGCTGCTTCaggagctgacgcagctACCGCTGCGTCAAACGGACGAATCTGAGCTGCACGAAGTAGTCAAGGTATTCTTTGACAAGGCCGTGCAGGAGCCGGAGTACAGTGAGCTCTACGCGCGCCTCTTCAGTGAGCTGTGCGAGATGAAGGATGGCGAGCGCGAGttggaggcggagctgcgcgaccgcCTCTTCTGCAACCGCATCAACCGCGAGCTGCTCCACACCTGTGACGAGGAGTTCCACCGCCCCATCGAGCTGACTGCCGACGAGAAGGTCGACCGCACCACTGGCAAGCCCtacagcgacgaggaggtggacaTGAAGCGCACCCGCCTGAAGAACCGCCTCGTCGGCAACATCAAGTTCCTGGGCGAGCTCTTCAAGATCAACCTCGTGACGGACCGCGTCGTGGAAAATATGTTCAAGCTGCTCGTCGGCGACTTTGACCCGAGCAACCCTGTCGAGCGCGAGGACTACATCTTCGAGGTCTTCTCGACGCTGATCCGCACGGTCGGACCGATTCTAAAGGAGCGCCGCCCGTTAGTGCTGGCGCGCTACCTAGGTGTGGCCAAGGCGGTCGAGAACTCGCACCCGCGCCCCCGCATCCGCTTCCTCATGATGGACCTGAGTGACCTCAACAAGAAGCAGGGGTGGGTCTCCACCGAGCGGGTGATGCGTGAGGCGGACTCATGCGACGACCTGCAGCGCTCGTCGTCCATGAAGCACATCGACAGCGTggccagcacctccttcctGCAGTCCTCCATCATGAGCCCGAGCGAGGACAACacgatgcagcgctgcgacTTTGCGCTTCCTCGACCAGCCTCCGTCGCGTTCCGCGATAACTCCGGTTTCGGCACCAGCATCACTATCTCTCCCTCCACACCCAGCAACAGTCCCACCTTGTCGCGCGCCTACGTCCCGCCGAAGCCGGCTGCGTTGAGCCCTTCGCATTTGCGCCCCTCCTACAACGCGCCTGTGCAGAGCACCATGCCGGAGCGGCGGTCCCCGGCCTCCGCCTATATTCGCCCGTCGATCGACCTGCCCGCCTCTCACTCCCTCAGCAACGCCCCGCCGCAttcctcgctgccgcgcagccgTACCTCGATGGCGGGCGCGACGGAGGTGGTCAACATCCAGGaggtgacgcagcagctcatACAAAACTTCAACGACCCCAGGGAGGAGGCGACCGTGCTGAATGGCATTAGCGCGATGAGCCTCAAGAACAAGGTGCTGTGCCTGACATGGTGGCTGCGGCAGGTGACCACCGATACCTCACGCTTCGACGAGCGGCAACGCATCACAGAGCTGCTCTCCTCGATACTCACCTCCTGCCCTTCTTTCCAGCCCAGTGACTTGATCTCCGCCATCATCGAGTGGATCCGCTTCGATATTGAAAAGGCCGAATACCACCAATGCCCCCGCATGTTCGAGAACATGGGTCACATGATCCAGCGCTGCTACGCTGCCGATGTGTCCACGCTGCCGAACATCAGCGAGGTGCAGAACCTGCTGCACCTAGGCCTCTTCAACGTCATGCTGCACGACCTGACCACTTCGAACGGCACGGACCAGATGGTTACCCTTgtcaagagcgccttctcgattggtgtgtcgctgctgaacACGATCGCCGACCGGAAGAgtgaggcggcgacgctgcgcgtggcgctgcagtgccgctTCCGGATATTGCCATACTTTTTCAGTGTCAGCAACCTCTCAGAGACCGGCATTCCATGCATTACACCCCAGTGCCGCACACCGACGACACCGAATACGCGCAATATCCCGCAGATGGAGTCCATCAGCAGTGTTGGCCACTATGACCCACTGTCCCAGTGTATGCTGTTTCACAAGGTGACCGACGATGCCGAGTTTgtcgtgctgcgccgtgccCGTGTCGATGCCAGCGAGCGCACCGCGGCATGGAAGGAGGCTTTGGTGAGCCTTGCCCTCGCGGAGACCGGCAACGGCTCCACTGTCTCGCAGCTTGTTCAGATGGCCAAGGTGATTGGTGCTCTCCTGGCATGCTCTACTGTGTCGGTGAACGGCACGAGCTTGCTGTCGGCCACCGAGGTGGACGAGCTTGTGTGTGAGATGCTGAAGCGCCGCTCTGGCCCGCTGTTCCAGGCCATGGCCGCCATGGAAGTCATTATGCACCACACGCTGTCCGTCTCCGGCTCGAACCCGCGCAAGAGCATCCGCGTCCGGCAGCTGCGTCTCATGTACTCCCGCTGGTGCACGCTTAACATATTTGACACGACGGTCGTCTTGAACCTGCTGCAGAGCCTGCATGCACCGGAGAACAGTGCCAGCGTCTATGCCGTGTACCACAACGCCCTCGTCGATGCAGAGCTGCCGTGGGCCACCGTCCTCACATACTTATCGTAA
- a CDS encoding putative cytochrome-b5 reductase, producing MWSTRQQSERLAATCAKKPVDTFSPDAYKPFKLISSRYESHDTRRFYFALDSPDDSFYMPVASCIIAKYTDADGKDVARPYTPISSNSTKGHFELVVKKYPKGKMGNYLFSMQPGDELLVKGPFEKFAYKPNMWKHVGMIAGGTGIAPMYQVLRAVLENPRDKTNISLIYANNQRRDILLANELIEMQKVYTNFNMYLTLLEVPHRWLGGIGYVNSAMVTTFMPKPGEKNTKILVCGPPPMMQAISGDKLFEPGKPPQQGQVGGLLKTLGYTEEQVFKY from the coding sequence ATGTGGAGTACCAGGCAGCAGTCGGAGCGCTTAGCGGCCACCTGCGCCAAGAAACCAGTGGATACGTTCTCCCCCGATGCGTACAAGCCATTTAAGCTGATTTCCTCTCGGTACGAGTCGCACGATACGCGCCGCTTTTACTTTGCCCTCGATAGCCCCGATGATAGCTTCTACATGCCAGTTGCTTCGTGCATCATCGCGAAGTACACCGATGCAGACGGCAAGGACGTTGCTCGGCCATACACTCCCATCTCCTCTAATAGCACCAAGGGCCACTTTGAACTTGTTGTGAAGAAGTATCCAAAAGGAAAAATGGGCAACTATCTGTTCTCCATGCAACCAGGCGACGAACTGCTCGTCAAGGGCCCTTTTGAGAAGTTTGCGTACAAGCCCAACATGTGGAAGCACGTGGGCATGATCGCCGGTGGTACCGGCATCGCTCCAATGTACCAGGTGCTTCGTGCCGTGCTAGAGAATCCCAGAGACAAGACCAACATTTCTCTCATCTATGCCAACAACCAGCGCCGCGACATTCTGCTTGCTAACGAACTGATTGAGATGCAGAAGGTCTACACCAACTTCAACATGTATTTGACCCTTCTGGAGGTGCCGCACCGATGGCTAGGCGGTATCGGCTATGTGAATAGTGCCATGGTAACCACCTTTATGCCGAAGCCGGGGGAGAAGAACACGAAGATCCTCGTATGTGGCCCCCCTCCGATGATGCAGGCCATCAGCGGCGACAAGCTGTTTGAGCCTGGCAAGCCGCCCCAGCAGGGCCAGGTAGGCGGCCTGCTGAAAACGCTAGGCTACACGGAGGAGCAGGTCTTCAAGTACTGA